In Heteronotia binoei isolate CCM8104 ecotype False Entrance Well chromosome 1, APGP_CSIRO_Hbin_v1, whole genome shotgun sequence, the genomic window ctagttcagcagtggaaaagAGGCCACACACAATCACGATGCAAAAATAGTAAAATAAAGTAGCAACCTGAGTGATTATACACTTTTTTGAACTGAATGGTCTTAATCTGGTAAACTACAACCAAAGAGCTTTAAAGACACAAATATAGCTATGCTAATGTCAAAAAGGCATATTCACCTGCATTAAACTCACATATCACACCCTTGGATATTGAGGAGAGAATCTTAGAAAAGCACAAGTAATATGGATGGTATTCTACAAAGTAAATTTTAGAGGGAGGAAATACATACATTGTGAATATCCTGACTGTTGACCATCTCCCACTTCATCCATCACATCTTTGTGATCACTTCTGTCAAAGAAACCACACATTGTATTAGGCAAAAGATTAGAtaacaggaaataaatatattttgtaaAAGCAGCCAAAAGCTCTcacctttcttttgcatcaagaAAAGCTTTTGCAAAGGGATTATACTTAATTTTTAAAGCTGTTatctaaaaaagaaaagcccaaaTGTCATGTTACATATTTgtcataaaaacaataaagcaaCATCTCTATCAATTTCACTGCAAGTTTTACAACTGATGCTAGTGGGAAAATGGCCTGAATGGAGCACTCAAACTACACAAACTGCAATAGCCCACTTTGAAATCATTCTCTCCACTACAACCAACCCCCTTGGACCAACTTAGTAGCCTGGTTTTATTATCCTATTAAGGAAGTTCATGAAGGGAGGGTGGGAATACACTCCAAACAGTTATAAAAAGTTTCAGGTTTCTGGATAAAACAAAAGGGACAATAGAATACAGCAAAGAATTCCTTAATCAGAATATCACGGTCACTATAAAAACAAAGTTGTCTGACAGGTCATTAACATCTACTGAGTTAACAAGAAAGAACAGAGAACATGTCAGCAAGAGACTTGCATCACACCTTTAAAAGCAGCTActgaaagaaacacacacacaaaaaagttccTATATAAGAAGTGTAAAGTGTTTTGGGGTCAAGAATTAATGGAAGACTAGGCAGAACTATGGCCTGGAGTTTCTAATAGATCACTAAAATCAATACTAAACACTATTTTAATATTAATTGGTGTTCATTATTTATGCAGTTATGGAAAGGGTCTTGAGAGTTTGAAGGCCACATTTTGAGAGGTTTTGTGGaatataaatattccaaataaattAGAGGTAAAGAGAACTTCAGTGAACAACATTTCAGGAAGGGAAGGACAGAACTGTAAAGTAATAAACAAATATTTCTGTTTGGTGGACCAGTCCTTGTAAATGATGACTggaaaataatacaaaataaatgaTAAGTACAGTGATTCATGAGATATGCTTTTACGCTATGTATTTAGCTGCTaacaaaaaacaattaaaaagtaaTCCAAAACTAATATCAGTTTGGATAGCACCAAAAATGCAGAAATTCCAGACTTATTTTTAAGTTTAACTAGATACAAGAAGTTTAGAATATAATAATGAAGAATAAACTTCACAACAGATTCAGACTCAGCAAAAAAGTTTAGAAATTACTTTATGGACAATTAATGATAATTTATTATTCCTAGGAGAGCTGTTGCACTGGACAATACCTAATATATGTAAAAACATAATCTTCCCTGATTTTTCACCCTATTTTATTGAAGTAATATTTCTATCCATTGTTCACTGAAGCTCTCTTTAAATACTTTTTCTATTATTTTTAACAATAAGACTAGTATTTTAATTAGGATAGGAATGGCAGTTTCTGTATACTGttacttttaaatttattttgtcatattttcaaaagcataacataaaCAATGTCATTTATAAAGCTGATCTCAATAATTTATGCACTTACACTTTGTGAAAAAATGTTATCATATGAGTGTCTGGGTAAATGACAAAGAAAAATGTCAGGCATAACTATAAAAATGTCAGGCATAAATTCCATATTTTGAAATGTATCTATCAATTAGGTTGCCTGTAGAAGTTATCTAGGGTTGACCAGAAACAATCTGCTTATCCTGATTAAAACAACAGGTTTACAATGAATGTTCAAAAAAGTTGATGGTGCTAATTAGCTGAAACAATTTTTCATTAAAAATATCACCAGTGTTCAaaatttgtaatatttattttaaCTTTCAATCTGATTAATTCACTAAGCAAAAGATAACAATGTAACCAACACTCTAGTACTAAACAAACCTTCCAACTTTCAACAAAAGGAGTTGGTACTGCAAATAAAATATGAATGGGTACTAAATAATGGGGAGGTTCCCTTAATTAAAAAAGTTAGGTGATCTTAACCCATATAATCATATATATAATATGTAAAGTAGTGATAGAGGGATTTTAAAGTGGCATAAAATAAACATTGTATAGAATTATAGCTGTAGGGATTCAACTAATCATTTAGTCCAACTTTCTTTGCCCTAATGTAAGTTTTATAACTCAATATCCCTGATGAATGCCTATCTAAAACATCTACAGAAGGAAATCTCACAAAGTTCACCAGGCAGCTTATTTCCCTACTGAGGTCTTCTTATATTTAGGACATTCTCCCTATGGTTTAGTATGTATCAGTCTTCCTGCAGTCCCATTGCTTGTTGCCCCATCTTCAATGAAAGTGAACAATTATTACTTCACTGTTCTATTATCCTTTTAAGTTCTTGCAAACAGTAAACATACCCCATATTCAAGAACTATGTCACAAATTAGCACATAGTTGTTTTGTCTGTCCCCCACTTTGTGCCTACCTCTTCATTTTGATAAGCTGTCACAGCTATAAACTGTGTCTCCGGGAAAGAGTGGCTCGTGATCATCCGCTGAGGGCCACCAACTCTCACTATATGAATCCTAGGCTCATATTTGTGCAAGGAATTCAACATGATCTGTTAATATAAGGATAAATAGAAGTAAGTATTTACACAGGGCTACAAAATTTCTGACATTGCAACACCAGCAAAACTGTGATGGTAGTGCTTTCTAGAGAAAGAGTAAGATGGCAGACCTTAGACTACCCAAATCTaacaaacaataaaagaccaaaaaCAGCCAAATAAGTGAATTGTTTTGATCCTAGCTATTTCTATCCTATTTTCTGAAGAGCCACAAAACTTATTTCAGATGCTACCACTGCATAAGATATGGCAACACATCATAAACAGAATTATCTATTACCTAACAAATTAGAACTGAAAGTAGGGATTATGACACAAAGAAGCCAATGATCAAATTCAATGTTTTCCTATATAAAGTTTAGCAAGAGCATCCCATTTAGTTTAGCTAACCCTCACCACAATGTGACAGGAAAAACAACTGCTCATTCTGTCAGCAGAACAGCAACCCAAAATGCCCTATCTTAGCacacagactttaaaaaaacctcCATACCTCCATCACTTTCATCTCAGTCTTCTGCACAACCTTTCCATTGAGATCAATGGTCTTCAGAGTGTATACATAAGATCCTTTACATAGGCCTATCTGGTTACTTTGTCTTCATAAGACTGATGATGCTTTTAAAAGTCAGAATGCAATCGCTAAATGATTGCAAAAAATCAACACTGGAAAACAACAGCTGCCTCTGCAAGGCTTTTCTgcaaatatatttatattttctgTCTGCAACCATTAAGAGGCAGAGGTTTGTTTTTCCCCACTGTTAGTACACACTAGCAAGTGAAATATGTTTCCAATACTGAACGACCCCTCGACATGATTCAGTAGTAGGTTTCTTGTTTTAGTACCGGTTTTGACAACTTTGCTAATACATATATTAGGTGCTTTGAAGTGTTTGGAAACTAGATCTGCATGACGTTTAAGCCCCATACTTCTGCCCAGTCTGCATGGCTAACAAAGGCCAGCATGAGAACTGTGCCATCTGAGCAATACAATTTATTGAGCTGCTTCTTATTAAGATTGACATGAGAAAATACATCTGCCTTTTTGCAGGACAGACTCCATATTTCTTAGTGCATCCCACATTGCCTAAATAGGAGGAAGGTAGGAGCCACACAGGCATTCAGGCCAGCTTCACAAGTGTTTTAGCTCACAGCTGCATCCTGTGTGTTATGCACTGACACATAgagctgccaccctccaggtggggcctggagagtcATTGGAATTAAAGCTGATCTCCAGCTACAGAGAtcgtacccctggagaaaatggagtgcaccctgtggcattataacattctgaggttcttcccttccccaaactccacccttcccagactctgctcatgaatttccaggaattcccagagttggcaaccctagtatagttCAATGAAAAGTCATACATGAAAATGTCTTTGGGTTAAATATGTGTTTTCAAGATATTCAACATTTATTCCAAACTTTCCAAAATCTGACAGACACTAAGCAAAAGCAACTAATTATCTGAGCATAGCTTTGGATGTCATCTACCAGACACCTGCAAGTCACATAAAGACTGATCAGTGCAATCCAGACCAGACACTAGTAAAATTAACCCCAGTGGGTTAATTCAGAAAGAGTTACTGTTGCACAAAATCTCTGCATTCAGTGAGAACTTTTCCTCCTCTGGTAGATTTCCTAGGGTTTGGGGAGTACCGGCCACTTATGCAATACTTTAAACTACATCCAGAATGTAAAATTCTCTCATGACTGATTTAACCAGGGAAAGGTACAAAACATATCGGCATTTTGTGTCCCAGGCCACATTTTATCTATATGAACCCTGCCACAACCCTGTGTATGATTTCAACTGGCAGAAATGAGTATGTGGTGTCAACAGTGCTGGGCAGATTCAAGGTATTTTAGTGCCACAAAACGAAAATCCAAATGACACCTCCATctccttttaaaaatctatacATAGGTTTTATATCTGAGGTATATATATACacctcagattcagcagtagttcacaggagcacagctcctgaacctttctgagggttcctccaactcctccccaccttgtccactgaatagttggtgcagatgcataacaatccctggatgagttctaccacctattcttctacaaagcgacccgtgtgtgtgtgattttatatatataaaggtggtctcctgtgcaagcaccagttgtttccgactctggggtgacattgctttcacaacgttttcatggtagttttacggggtggtttgccattgccttccccagtcaccttcactttccccccagcaagctgggtactcattttatcgacctcggaaggatggaaggctgagtcaatctcaagccggctacctgaacccaacttctgccgggatcaaactcaggttgtgagcagagcttacgactgcagtactgcagctttatcactctgcgccacagggctattATATATACATATTCACCTGCACTAGAGGTTCCTCATTTGTCTGGGTCAGACCTTGCCACATTGATCCAAGCACTGGTCACCTCcaaactggactactgcaattcaTTATATGTAGGGCTATCCTTGAAAACACTTCCGAAACTGCAggaggtccagaatgcagctgcaaggttAATGTCTGGAACATATATATATCATGGTCAGCTCATATTACTCCAATGCTGCAGAAGCTACACTGACTATCAAATAATCtctggatccaattcaaggtgttggtgttaaccTTAAAAGCCCACAACAgcctgggaccacctctcctgttaCAACCCCTCATGCTCCCTTCAGTCATTGCCGATGGGCTTCTTGTAGGTGCCTGGCCCCAGGATGGCTCAATTAACTGTCATCAGgggaagagccttctcagttgtgacccccccccccagtggaatGCATTCTCAGATGACTCCCTTGTTTAGTTTCCATAGGGCATGAAAAGCTGAATTATTTAGGTTGGCTTTTGGCAGGTTTGGGGGCGGTTTTAACAATGGTATGGAGATGGCTACttattttaatattaatattttatatttattgtcTTTATGATTTTACCTTATTTTTATATTGGAAGTTACTACAAGACCCTTCAGGTGAGTGTTGACTaaagaaatctaataaataaaataaataattgagCAACTCCTCCCAAAATCTGCTACCTGTTTCATTCCACCTTTATACCTCACAATTAAATTACCAGGCAGACACGTTACCAGAGATAGTTAGTTTTCTGGAACATGCTGCATTAGATCATGGTTCCTCTGGAAGATTCTagagatgtctttttaaaaatatgtcaaTATGTGTGCTAAACATTTGCTTTCATCTGTAGAGGATAAACCTGAATGTGGAATGAATGCATCTTACTACCAGTCTGTTGCTCCAGCCTGAATGTTGTTGAGTTACTTACAGCTATTCCATAAGTACCACGAGAACCAAACTATAGATTCAGATTCTAGTAAAACAAAACAATGTGCAAATGCTTAAGCCTAAAATGATTATGGTAAAATCCAAGTACAAACACAGATTGTCTTGGGTGTATATAATAAATGGAATTACATATAGGTTTCGTGTTGTATTTTGATTCAGTTCAATGTGGTTACCTGCAACCTCTGACTGACAATGTTAGCTTCCCAACACATCTGGCTTTGCAAATCCATTTATGAATTCAGATGGTACAGTCAAGGAAATTTACTGCAACAAGATGCATACAAGAGTCAGTGGTATGAATAAAGGGGATTAGAGCCTGTGTGACAGAGAAGTTGTCCCTTACAGGACTGGTCACTAGTCCTTGCAATCTGTAAATACAACACAGCTAACAGATGTCGGACTCGGAGGGACTGctatctctcccacacacacacacacacacacacacacccggccctcCGGCCGCTCCTCTGAGCCATCCTCACCTGGCCCCCGCCGTTGAGTTTATTGGTGAGTTTGACCTTGCTGAAAGAAACGGGCGCCTTCATCCAGTGCGCGCCAAAATTGGGCGAGTCCGGGTGGATGTAGACGCAGCTCGGGGCCTGCGGCTCGGGCTTGCCGCCTGGCACCCACTCCCCGTTCACGTACTTCCAGCGGTGGTTGTCGGCGGCCACGAAGTCCAGCAAGAAGGAGTACATGGCGTTGGGGTCGAGCCCGGACACGCTCGCCTTCAGTACCGGGAACATCCGCCTGCAGGATGGAGACGCAAGGAGCGAGGAGAGGCGGGGCGGCACCTTCGGCTAGGCCTGACGCCGGGCCTGGTCTCCGCTCAATCTCTTACCCGCCTCAGGGGACTTCCTACCTACACCCCACAATTTCAGCAAGAAAGGGACCTGGCGCCATCATCCGCACTCCGGAGCCTTAGTGCTCCACAATAAATGGAAACCCAACGGGCTGTGCAGACGGTGCACTGAAATCGGGCGGGTATCCCTGTAAACATGCCTAGAATTTGAGCTGCACGCGCGACTCTTGCCCTTGCGCCATTAGATGGAAGGCGGCCGGCCTCATCGACCTAAGCGGgtcttcccctgtgcaagcaccgggtggttaccgacccatggggtgacgtcacatcgcgacgttttcttggcatacttttaaggggtggtttgccattgccttccccaatcccaGCAGATTCCACCTACTACATTTGTGAGGCTGTCATCTTAGACTTACAAATAAAAACACTTGGAACTAAGACTATATGCTTCCATATTAAGCCCAAACTTCATAGATATATAAATGAAACCCAGACTTCATAGAGATATAAATGGGAGGAGGCAAGGCTTTCTCTCAGGTTGGGCTATGATCCTTGCAAGTGcattcctatgcagagttacttcagCCAAAACCCGTTTTTTGGTTTAGTGTGGACTCCAGAGTAAATCTAAATAAGATCGCACTATAAACCTTTTTACTTGAAAGCACTGAAATCAATCTCACTTTCTTAGAAATAAACAGTATTGGGCCTGAGGTGTAAATGTCTTTAGGAAATTACCAATGAGGTGTAAATCCATTGATACAAACCATTGACCACAAATGGTGGAAGGTAATTCCACTGAAGAGATGTCAATTTGCATTTTGACCTTTATGTCCTATATTTTTCCATAGGAAAGGCTCAGATTTCAATAAAATTTAATGCAAAAATTGTCCATAGGATCTTGGCACTCAGAAAAAGAAGACTTTTGTATCTTGTATGTGactagtggcagagcatctacttggcatctAGAAGATAAATTCAATCCTTGGCACCTCCCATAAAAACAGAACagataataggtgatgtgaaagacctcgacTTGAGCCCTTGGAAAACTGCTACAGATCTGAGTTGACAATGTTGACCTTAaaggaccaagggcctgattcagtataaagcagcttcatgtgttctctAATTTAGCTTTTAACCAAGAACACAGGCTTGGTTATCTCAGGTTCTCAGTCTAAAAAACACCCACATACTCAGTAGATCACTCATATCTGAAAAGAACacttaaaatggaataaatagcTTGATAATCAGAAGGAAACAGAATGCAAACTGATAGGAAGATTTAAGGGCTTTTAAATACTATGATCATTAGGACACTGATAAGTTCTCTTGCAATTTCTAATACTACTTACATCTAATAATGCCATGTGCATTTGCACTAAAGTATGTGTTTGGGATCTTTGAAATAATCAGATatgcgttttttaaaaaattagagcTAATTACTTAGCCCTCTGAAGCTCTGAAAGTTTCTACTCCAACTTTGCAAATTCAAGTGAGGTAGCCAGTGCAGGAAACACAGAAAGAAGTCATGTGGCACTTTAACAACTAAGAGATTAATGGAAACAAATACATATGGCCATCTTTGAGTTGCCTAAGATTCCTTTTCATTTTGAATCAAATTTATAATCTCAATTCTGGAGAACCATATAACATCCCATTATTTTAAGTGGAACAGGATGCATACAAAGCTTGATGTGCAGAGGCTTTCGCACCTCGATCTGAGGACCCATTTTGTCCTCCTAGTACAAATTGCCTGATTCAAAAAGATAGGAGTTATATTTAGTtatgcacatacaatgtcctccCAAAATGTGCCCACAGAATTCAGTTTGGAAATATGTCACTGCAAACAGTTCAGTAAGTGGGGTGGATTGAAAGAAAAATAGTATTTTCCACTTTAAAGATTAACAGTTTTATTCTAATATTAAAGGAGGCTACCAGACAGATTTTGGAAATTAATCTGAGCTCTCTGGAAGATGGCAGAGGAAGTATTTAGAGCTActtattaaaaaaattatattctgtcCTTGCATCCAGCTAATACATCCCCAGGGCAGGTTATAACTTTGAGGCTAAACAGCCTGAAATCTGTGAGGATGCAACTGGGCAGGTTGGAAATATCTGTGCATTAACCAGACACAAGGGTAAACATTGGGGAGGCTTGGACAGGCATAAAAAGGAGAAAgggcagaagagaagactgaagttGCACAAAGCCAGCAGGTGGTCAGGAGAGAGAGCTAGATGGTGGCCTTTAGAAGTGTCCCCAAGAAACATCAGGAGGCCAGAGAAGTGGTGTGGGTAGGAGGTAATTCGCTCTAGCAGCTGACTGAGTTACTTATAGGAAAGATGTAGGGTGTATGAATGTGTGGGGAAGCTCCTTAAACGAGATTGCGCAGGTTGGCGGCCTCAGGCATCCCCGAGCCACTCAGCGCCtcaacctccctcccttccttcgtcCTACCTGCCGTTCTTGGTCACGATCATCTCGTTGGTGAGTTCCTTGAAACGCAGCCATAGTTCGCTGTCTTCCAGAGTGACTCGCAGCTCTCTCTCGGTGGGGTCTCCCTTCTCGCTGCCCGCCTGCAGTTCGTTTTCTACAGCGCTCAGCAGATGATCCACCCGGTACTGCAGGCTCTTGCCTGAGCTGTCTGTGCCCGGAGAAGTCATCTTTTTGCTCCTCGCCCCCAGCCCCCTTACTGACCCAGATCCGCTTCCAGTTTAACGCACCCCAAGGCTTCACCGTTGGAGAACTTTTCCTGGGTAATACTACTCCAAAAAACAACGCCGTGGGAGGGCTCTAGCGCTGGGTGCTGATGGGTTAATTCCACTTGACCTCCCCGGACAGCACCACTTGAAACTGGTCAAGCAGGCAGTAATTACCTATGTTGCCCCCTATAAATATCCTCCTGATGACATCACAATACCGGTAGGGGGCTCCCCTGATTGGAGACGGGTCTCTTTGATGTGCTTGGCCCGCCCACCTGATTGGCTCCCTGCGGCCATATCAGAACGGTGCCCGGGGAAAAGCTTGTGATGTTAATTGTAGCCAGCGAGATTAAACACGGCTATTTTATGTAAATCTGTCCCCAAATGTTTGCACCTCTATCAAAGCCGCCGGGGCTGCAGTTTTTGCAGCCGAAGAGGAAATGGTCCGTATCAGCCACAGAGCCGTAACCTGCGGGTCACTTTCTCTGTGTTTGTCTCAACAGCGCTCATAATCAGAAGCGCCTCGCCATTCCAGCAAACTCCAGACTGGGTTGGAGCAAATAACTACGGCCAGACCAACCAGGTAGAACCTTAAAATAGATGCCAGCGTTTACATGTCTTCAGGAACTCTTTTAAATTGGTGACAGCCAGCCCCATTTTTAAACCGCATCTATATGCACATGAATGCCCCTCAGACCCATGGGCCTTCTGAGGAAATGGTATTGATCGAAATGCAAATAACAGAGGCGATAACCTTCTGTTGAGGAAGCCCTTTTAAATGCGTCGCCTGGATCAAGACTGGAGACGGACCAGGAGATTGTTTATACCTGCCAAACACCTTTCCAGGACAAAAATTTGCCATTAGCCCAACTAAAATACACACCTCAGTATCCAAGAATTTAAAAAGATCAAGAAATTTATCGTTACTTTTTGTTTCCAACACAATTTCTTGGTGCGTTCTTATTTTTACATAATGTTACAGTCGTTATTACAGCACCTCCCATAATCCGATTAATTAGAACACCAATTGTTACCAAAGGAACTAGTTATTTGTACTGCAGGGCCAATCCCAGACAAACCCGAGTATATTATTAAACTGTCCAAACAGTTTATCAGACTGGGAAATAAgtaagtcggatctacacggatttcatgaattcatatgatttttacactgaaatgaaataaaaccaccaTCATACTGAAGATCATGTCTCAGGCTATAGGCAGCAACAGagaaatcatgcctccacaaatTCATGGcaccacaacagtggaaaaacatgtttccaaagcattattatttttgctttggattcccccaagctcaccataaattcttatatcatgtccatggacaaaatttccaccacagaaatcatggaaccacagcttcatggcagcaccacaGAGCAAAAACATGGGTTTGAAGCATAGATCCTCAGGGTCTTTATATTGGGTCACCCGAAGCTCATCATCAAATCACATATTGTGCcaatgggcagagtttgcaccacagaaattgtgaaTCCAAgatttcgtggcagcaccatggagccAAGATATGGCTTAGATgcacagatcctcatgatttCTGCATTGTGTCACCACAAGCTCacaatccaatcacatatcatgtctatgggcaaagcttgcaccccagaaatcacaGATCCACATCCTCGTGGTAACATCATGGAGCAAAAACATGGTTGTGAAGCACGAATCCTCATGGATCATTTTTCTTTTGGtccaccccaagctcaccatccaatcccatatcatgtccatgggcagaaatTGCAACCCAGAAATCACAGATCCATGACTTCGTGACAGCACCACAAAGCCAAAATATGGTTCtgaagcacagatcctcatgaatcctcatgatttcTACATTGTGTCACCCCAATCACACCATGAAATCATACGTCATGTCCATGGGCTGAtcttgcaccccagaaatcacgGATCCACAGCTTTGTAGCAACACTATGGAGCAAAAACTTGGTTATGAAGCACGGATCCTCACGGattctcatgatttttgctttaggCCACCCCAAGCTCTCCATCCAATCTCATATCATGAGCATGGGCAgaacttgcaccacagaaatcatggatccacaacTTCGTGGCAGTGCCATGGAGTCAAAACAGTTTTGAGGCACGAATTCTCATGGATCCTCACGATTTTTGTTTTGGGACACCtgaagctcaccatccaatcacatattgtGTCCATAGGCAAAGcttgcaccacaaaaatcatggatccacgtctTTGTGGCAACACCATGGAGCCAAAGCATGGTTCTGAAGCACAGATCCTCATAGATCCTCACCATTTTTCCTTTGGtccaccccaagctcaccatccaatcccatatcatgtccatgggcagagattGCAACCCAGAAATCGTGGAGTCATGGCTTCATGGTGGCACCATGGAGCGAAAACATAGTTTTGAAGCATGGATTCAGGCCAGCCCAAGTTCACCATTCAATCACATTTTGTGCCAATGGGCAAAGtttgcaccacaaaaatcatgaatTCTCactttgtggcagcaccatggagccaaaacatggttttgaagcacagatcctcatggatcctcgtGGTTTTTGCTTTCGGCCAcccaaagctcaccatccaaCCACATATTGTGTCCATGGGCAAAGCTTGCACCACAAAAATTGTGGATCCATGTCTAAGTGGCAACACCATGGAGCCAAAACACGGTTTtgaagcatggatcctcatggatcctcatgatttttgctttgggctaccccaagctcactatccaatcacatatcatgtctatAGGctgagcttgcaccacagaaatcatggatgcATGGGTTTGTGGCAGCaccatgcaaaaaaacccccctatgATTCCAatgcacagatcctcatggatcctcatgatttctgCATTGGGTCACTCCAACATCAGCATCAAATTACATATTGTGTTTGTGGGCAGAAGTTGCACctcagaaatcatggatccacagcatTGTGGCAACACCATGGAACCTAAATATGGTTTtgaagcacagatcctcatggatcctcttatgagaagacaggagtcTTGGAAAATATGACCAATTTCAcagtagacctttaatcctggttttgcCCTGtctccaagctgacattctacactgaaATCATAGAATTGGggagttggtttatctgattttatgattctagtgtagaatgtcaggtTGGAGACatggctaaacca contains:
- the TBXT gene encoding T-box transcription factor T isoform X1; its protein translation is MTSPGTDSSGKSLQYRVDHLLSAVENELQAGSEKGDPTERELRVTLEDSELWLRFKELTNEMIVTKNGRRMFPVLKASVSGLDPNAMYSFLLDFVAADNHRWKYVNGEWVPGGKPEPQAPSCVYIHPDSPNFGAHWMKAPVSFSKVKLTNKLNGGGQIMLNSLHKYEPRIHIVRVGGPQRMITSHSFPETQFIAVTAYQNEEITALKIKYNPFAKAFLDAKERSDHKDVMDEVGDGQQSGYSQLGGWLIPGTGALCPPANPHSQFGASLSLSPAHSCERYSSLRNHRPAPYPNPYSHRNNSPTAYGDSSSACLSMLQSHDNWSTLGVPPPTSMLPMSHSTGPPTSSSQYPNLWSVSNSTISPVPQSGGMSNGIGSQFLRGSTTHYPTLPHSVTTTSSGSPLYESGTPTDIADSQYDTSVHARLASTWTPVTTPSM
- the TBXT gene encoding T-box transcription factor T isoform X2, which gives rise to MTSPGTDSSGKSLQYRVDHLLSAVENELQAGSEKGDPTERELRVTLEDSELWLRFKELTNEMIVTKNGRRMFPVLKASVSGLDPNAMYSFLLDFVAADNHRWKYVNGEWVPGGKPEPQAPSCVYIHPDSPNFGAHWMKAPVSFSKVKLTNKLNGGGQIMLNSLHKYEPRIHIVRVGGPQRMITSHSFPETQFIAVTAYQNEEITALKIKYNPFAKAFLDAKERSDHKDVMDEVGDGQQSGYSQLGGWLIPGTGALCPPANPHSQFGASLSLSPAHSCERYSSLRNHRPAPYPNPYSHRNNSPTYGDSSSACLSMLQSHDNWSTLGVPPPTSMLPMSHSTGPPTSSSQYPNLWSVSNSTISPVPQSGGMSNGIGSQFLRGSTTHYPTLPHSVTTTSSGSPLYESGTPTDIADSQYDTSVHARLASTWTPVTTPSM